One Nocardia huaxiensis genomic window, GCCGGTGTAGGTCTGCGTGGAGCGGAAGGGGCCGGCCGCCTCGCGAATCAGCACCTCGATGATGGACTGGCCCGCGATGGGCAGCACCGTGGGCTTGGAATCCGGGGCGGCGTCGGCATTGCGAATGGCCTCGGTGACGTAGTGCACCGCCCAGCCGGGCACCGCGGAGCCGGAGAACTCGAATATCACCTGATCGCCGGAAGGCGTTGCGGCGAGCGAGATCTTGGTCAGGACGATGGTCATCGCGTCCGGATCGGGCGTGCGGTTCTTGGCGGCGAACGGGTCGGCGGTCGCGGTGGTCGTTACCGGGGTGGGCTGCGGCGCTGTCTTGGCCGGCTCGCCGCACGCGGACACTCCGGCCGCGAGCACCAGCGCGCCCAGCACTGCCGCCGGTCTCGTCCAGCGCACCCGCTCGGCTGTGCGCGCGTAGCGCAGAAGAGCCACCATTTTCACCCCGTCGCCATCCTCGCCCCCGGTCGCGGCGGCGCAGGTAACGCCGCTGCTCGCACCGCAGATGATACCGAACGAATCGCGTAACACATTGGTATAAAACTAATTAGCGGTTTCAACGATGCACGGCGGGGTGCAGGGTGGACGTGGGATCGAATGAGGGGAAAAGCATGAAGCAGCAACGAGCCCTGTGGGTTTCGACCAGTAAATCCACACCGGGTGGCGTGGCGACCTATGTCCGCGACATGGAGCAGACGCCGCTGTGGAAGAACTGGGACATCCACCACGTGGCCACCCATCGCAAGGGCGGGACGGCCACCAAGATCGCGGCCTATGTGGCCTCGTTCCCGGTCTACTTCTATCAGCTGGTCGTATTCCGGCCCACCGTCGTGCACATTCACGTGTCCTCGTACGGCAGCTTCGTGCGCAAATACATCTTCGAGCTGATCGCGCGGGCGCTGCGCAGACCCGTTGTGCTGCATGTGCACGGCTCCGATTTCCGGGTTTTCTACGATCGCGGGTCCACGCTGCTACAGGCCGCCATGCGGGATTCGCTGCGCGGTGCGAAGGCGGTGATCGCGCTGGGCAATCCGTGGGGCGAGGCACTGCGTGGCATCACCGCCGACGCGCGGATCCTGGTGATCCCCAATGCGGTGGAACTGTCGACCAAGGTTAACCAGTTCCCCGAGGGCGAGGTGCAGGTGCTGTTCCTCGGCGAGATCGGCGAGCGCAAGGGCACTTTCACACTCCTCGATGCCTGGAAGCGCATGGTCGACGCCGCCGACGGGCCGGTGCGCGCCCGGCTCACCATCGTCGGGCACGGTGATTCCGATCGTGCCCGCAAACAGGTCGCGGATCTCGGCATCGGGGACACCGTCGAGGTGCTCGGCTGGGTGACCATGGAGCAGCGCGCCGAGATCGTGAACAACTCGCAGATTCTCACCCTGCCCTCGCTGCGGGAAGGTCAGCCCATGGCCATCCTGGAGGCGATGGCCAAGGGGATGTGCGTCATCAGCTGCCCCGTCGGCGGTATCCCGGACCAGATCCCCGAGGGCTGCGGGTTGCTCGTGACGCCGGGTGCGGTCGAGCCGCTGGCCGAGGCGCTGACCAGCGTGCTGCGCGACGACCAGCTGCGCGCGCGGCTGGGAACCGGTGCGTGGGAACGGGTTCGGGACGAATTCGACATCGATGTCATCTGGCGGCGATTCGACGCGCTCTACCGTGAGGTCGCCCGGTGACCCGACCGATCCGGCTGCTCTACGTGGTCCCGGATCTCGGCGTCGGCGGGGCCGAACGGCATGTGACGACCCTGCTGCCGAATCTCGATCGGGCCCGGTTCGATCCGTCGGTGATCTGCATCGGCGAGGAAGGCGCGCTGTTCGGTGACCTCGTCTCCGCCGGGGTGCCCGCGTTCGCCCTGCATCGCACGAAACGTCAAGCGGCAGCGGCACTGTGGGGCCTGGTGCGGGCCATGCGCAAGCAACGGCCGGATGTGGTGATCACCCGCGGATACAATGCGGAGGCGCTGGGGCGGATCGCGGCCTGGTTCGCGCGGGTGCCGAAAGCCATTGTGTGGGTGCATAATTACGGCGACAACGAGCCGCGCGGGCGGTTTCGCAAGACGGTGGACCGGGTGCTGGACCGGCGCACCTCGGCCTACTTCGGGGTGGCGCGGGCGCAGGCCCGGTATATGACCGACGATCTCGGCTATCCGGAATCCAAGATCACCATCATCTACAACGGCGTCGACGCGACGCCGTTCGAGACCTCCGACAATCGCGGTGCCGCAGCCGATCTCGGCATCACGCCGGAGGATCTGGTGGTCGGCATCGTGGCCACGCTGCGGCCGGAGAAGGACCACGCGACGCTGCTGCGGGCGGCCCGGCAGGTCGTCGATGCGCTGCCTGCCGCGAAGTTCCTGCTGGTCGGCGACGGGGAAACACGCGGCGCCATCGAAGCCCTGGTGCGTGAACTGGATCTGGGCGACCGCGTCGTGCTGGCCGGGATCCGCTCGGACATCCCCGCGCTGCTACGGGCCATGGATGTGGTCACGCTCAGCTCGCAGACCGTCGAGTGCTTCCCGATCGCGCTGCTCGAGGCCATGGCCGCCGGACGGCCGGCCGTGTGCACCGCGGTGGGCGGGATTCCGGAAATGCTCGTCGAAGGCGAGACGGGATACCTGGTGCCGCCGCGTGATCCGAGCCAACTGGCCCAGCGTCTGATCGAACTGCTCTCGGACGCGCCGACCCGCCAGCGCATGGGCAAGGCCGCCCGCGTCCGGGTCGAAACCCATTTCAGCCTGGCGGCGTCCACCGCGGCCGCCGAACAGGCGCTCGAGGAGGTCGTGCACCGGTGACCGGACACATCCTGATTCTGGTGGAAAATCTATCGGTGCCCTTCGATAGGAGGGTCTGGCAGGAAAGCCGGGCGCTCGTCGAGGCCGGGTACCGCGTCACGGTCATCTGCCCCATGGGGACCAAGCAGGACCGTGCCGCCGAGGTGACCCTGGAGGGCGTGCGGATACTGCGGTATCCGCTGCGTGCCGCCACGGGCGGACCGGCGGGGTACGTGCGCGAATACTCGCTGGCGCTGTGGCACACACTGCGATTGGCGCTGCGGGTGCGCCGCGAAGGCCCGGTCCACGTGGTGCACGCGTGCAACCCGCCGGATCTGCTCTTCCTCATCGCGCTGGTGCTGCGCATCGGTGGCACACGTTTCGTGTTCGACCACCACGACCTGGTGCCCGAGCTGTTCCAGTCCCGCTTCGAGGGCGGTCCCGGACTGCTGTACCGGGTGTCGATTCTCCTGGAGCGCTTGACATTCTTCTTCGCCGACAGCGTGATCTCCACGAACGAGAGCTATCGCCGGGTCGCCATCGAACGCGGGCGGATGGATCCTGAACGCGTCACCGTGGTGCGCAGCGCGCCGGATCTCTCGAGGTTCGTTCCGCGTGATCCGGACCCGGCCCTGCGGCGCGGAAAGACCTATCTGGCCGCGTATCTCGGTGTCATGGGCCCCCAGGACGGCGTCGACTACGCCCTGCGGGCCATCGCGCACTATCGAGATACCCTGCACCGCAACGACTGCCACTTCATCTTCATGGGATCGGGCGACGCCTACGACGATATGGTGGCGCTGGCGACGAAGCTGGGCATCGACGATATCGTCGAGTTCACCGGCAGAGTCCCCGACGAATTCGTCCAAACCTGCTTGTCCACCGCGGATATCTGCCTGTCGCCGGATCCACGCAACCCGCTCAATGACGTCTCGACCATGAACAAGGTCGTCGAATACATGGCCATGTCCCGGCCGCTGGTCTCCTTCGAGCTCATCGAGGCGCGAGTCTCCGCGGGCGAGGCCGCGATCTACGTCCCGGCCGATGACGAGGCCGCCTTCGCCGCAGCCATGGCCGAACTGCTCGACGATCCCATTCGCCGCAAGCACATGGGCGAACTGGGCCGGGATCGGGTGGAGCGCGAATTGTCCTGGGACACTTCGCGACAGCACCTGATCGCCTTCTACGAGCGGGTCTTCCGCCGGATCTCCGCGCGGTGAGCCCGGCCCGCTTCCAGCGGGTCCACACGAGGACGGTGGGTGGCACGTTCGGCGGCGCCCACCGTCGCTCCGGCCAGGGCGAAGACCATGGTGTTGGGATAGTCGAACAGGCGCAGATCCACGAACAGACCCGCCATGGTGAGCGACAGGAAGGCCGTGCCGGCAATGAAAGCCAATGGGCGGCCGAGGATTCCGTCGGCGGGCAGCTGCCGGTAGGCGAGGATCAGGCGCCGGGCGATGAGCACCACCACGGTGAGCCACAGCGCCAGGCCGATGATCCCGAGCTCGGCCAGAATGCCGAGCTCGTTCTCGTGTGAGGGGATGCCCAGCCCGCGCGTCCACGGGGTGTCGGGATCCCACTGCTGGTGGTGGTAGGTGTTGACCGAGACGAATCGGCCCAGACCCCAACCGCTCCAGGGCTTCTCGAGGAAGGCCCACCAGGCGGTGACGTCGGCATTGAGGCGGTCGTGGATCTCGTTCTTCGACCCGATGCCGCCGGATTTGCGATCGGAGCTGGTGAAGGCGCTCCAGTTCATCGCGATCGCCACCACCGCGGTGCCGGCGGTGACCACGAAACCGGTGCGATAGCCCTTGGCCAGCACCATGCCGAGGATGACGACCACCGCGAAGTTCAGCCAGATGGACCGGGTGTGCGTCAGGTAGATCGAATAGGCGCTGGCCGCAGCGATGGCGATCAGGCCCAGCTGCTGCCAGCGCGGACGCCGCTCGATCCCGAGCAGCACCAGCGACAGCACGAATCCGACAATGAGGATGAGGCCGTTGACCTCCGGCTGATTCGGCAGCCCGCACGCGCGATCCGGCCAGTTCGGGGCCAGCGCAATGTATTTCGGCCAGATCAGCGCCTCGGGCGCGTGGAACTGGGCGATGCTCACCCACGCCGAGTACGCGCCGCACACCAGCAGGGTGGTGACCATGAATCGCATGGATTCGCGGGTGCCGAAGATCATCCGCGACACCAGATAGGTGGCGAACGGGATGCCGGTGCCGATGATCAGGTAGCGCCACAGGTCCAGGTGCGCACCGGTGAGCGGGCTCAGCAGGGGCGTGAACTCGTGCGGCTGCAGAATCGAATTCAAATTCCACAGCAGGTAGAGCACCATGGCGAGTTCGATGGCGCCCAGCGAGACTCGGCGTTCGGGATGCCCGCGCACCCACACCAGCGCCGAGATGATCAGGCCGCCGAAGGCCAGGATGAACGGGTCCGACGTCGGCAGGATCTTGGGAATCGCGGGCCGCAGGAAGGTGGCCACCACCAGGAAGACGAACGCCCAGCGCGGATCACGCAAACCGATGACCACACAGACGGCCGCGAATCCGGCTGCGGCCGCCGCGGTTCCGACGCCGCCCGGCGCCTTGTCCGAGACCATGAGCAGGGCCACCACACCCACCGCGAGGCAGGTCGCGATGGTGGCGACATAGCCGGCGCGACTCGCGAGCGGTGCGACCCGGTGCGCGATCGGGGCCACCCGCTCACCGAGCGAAGGCGACGGGGCCGGTGCAGGAGCCGTCATGGGGTGATCCGGGCGGTGGCCAGCGGATCGTGCACAACCGGTTCCGGGCGGGAACGGTGCGGCAGGCGTAGCCATCCGCGCCGGTTCGAGGTGTCGACCAGCACGGCGCCCAGCACCTCGGCGCCGACCTGATTGATCGCCTTGACCGCCTCGTGCACCTGATCGGAGGTCGTGACGCCGCGCTCGATCACCAGCACGGTGAGGTCCGCGAGGTCCGCGACGATCTGCGCTTCGGGTGCGGTGCTCATGGGCGGCAGCCCGATGACGACCAGATCGGCGTCCTGTCCGGCGGCAGCGAGCAAGGCGCGCACGCGATCTCGATCGAACAGGCCGTACGGGTCGGCTCCGGCCGCGCCGGGCGCGATCTCGGAGAAGCCGTCCGGACCGCGCGCCGACCGCAGCGCCCGCATATCGCGAATGGCCCCGCGCAGGAATTCGGCCACGCCCGGCGCGGGGGCGGTGGGCCAGCCGCTGCGCAGATCGGCATTGACGAAGACTGTGCGCGCACCCTGCGCCGCGCGTTGCTCGGCAATGCCGCGCGCCAGGCTGTCGCCACTCGGACCCGACGAAACCGGGGCCACCGCAAGGGAAGTCGGCGAACCGGTGCTGGACTTCGCGATCAGGTTGGCCACGTGTCGCAGCGCCACCTGCCGTTTGCCGTCCCGGGCCGGGGTGCCGCCGGGCGGAATCA contains:
- a CDS encoding AMIN-like domain-containing (lipo)protein, whose translation is MVALLRYARTAERVRWTRPAAVLGALVLAAGVSACGEPAKTAPQPTPVTTTATADPFAAKNRTPDPDAMTIVLTKISLAATPSGDQVIFEFSGSAVPGWAVHYVTEAIRNADAAPDSKPTVLPIAGQSIIEVLIREAAGPFRSTQTYTGPETLTDPAMKLVTEVRYATTGRGITQAFIGLGSQVGFQVQALTGPPRVVVQIDHR
- a CDS encoding glycosyltransferase family 4 protein, with protein sequence MKQQRALWVSTSKSTPGGVATYVRDMEQTPLWKNWDIHHVATHRKGGTATKIAAYVASFPVYFYQLVVFRPTVVHIHVSSYGSFVRKYIFELIARALRRPVVLHVHGSDFRVFYDRGSTLLQAAMRDSLRGAKAVIALGNPWGEALRGITADARILVIPNAVELSTKVNQFPEGEVQVLFLGEIGERKGTFTLLDAWKRMVDAADGPVRARLTIVGHGDSDRARKQVADLGIGDTVEVLGWVTMEQRAEIVNNSQILTLPSLREGQPMAILEAMAKGMCVISCPVGGIPDQIPEGCGLLVTPGAVEPLAEALTSVLRDDQLRARLGTGAWERVRDEFDIDVIWRRFDALYREVAR
- a CDS encoding glycosyltransferase, whose translation is MTRPIRLLYVVPDLGVGGAERHVTTLLPNLDRARFDPSVICIGEEGALFGDLVSAGVPAFALHRTKRQAAAALWGLVRAMRKQRPDVVITRGYNAEALGRIAAWFARVPKAIVWVHNYGDNEPRGRFRKTVDRVLDRRTSAYFGVARAQARYMTDDLGYPESKITIIYNGVDATPFETSDNRGAAADLGITPEDLVVGIVATLRPEKDHATLLRAARQVVDALPAAKFLLVGDGETRGAIEALVRELDLGDRVVLAGIRSDIPALLRAMDVVTLSSQTVECFPIALLEAMAAGRPAVCTAVGGIPEMLVEGETGYLVPPRDPSQLAQRLIELLSDAPTRQRMGKAARVRVETHFSLAASTAAAEQALEEVVHR
- a CDS encoding glycosyltransferase family 4 protein, whose product is MTGHILILVENLSVPFDRRVWQESRALVEAGYRVTVICPMGTKQDRAAEVTLEGVRILRYPLRAATGGPAGYVREYSLALWHTLRLALRVRREGPVHVVHACNPPDLLFLIALVLRIGGTRFVFDHHDLVPELFQSRFEGGPGLLYRVSILLERLTFFFADSVISTNESYRRVAIERGRMDPERVTVVRSAPDLSRFVPRDPDPALRRGKTYLAAYLGVMGPQDGVDYALRAIAHYRDTLHRNDCHFIFMGSGDAYDDMVALATKLGIDDIVEFTGRVPDEFVQTCLSTADICLSPDPRNPLNDVSTMNKVVEYMAMSRPLVSFELIEARVSAGEAAIYVPADDEAAFAAAMAELLDDPIRRKHMGELGRDRVERELSWDTSRQHLIAFYERVFRRISAR
- a CDS encoding O-antigen ligase family protein, which produces MTAPAPAPSPSLGERVAPIAHRVAPLASRAGYVATIATCLAVGVVALLMVSDKAPGGVGTAAAAAGFAAVCVVIGLRDPRWAFVFLVVATFLRPAIPKILPTSDPFILAFGGLIISALVWVRGHPERRVSLGAIELAMVLYLLWNLNSILQPHEFTPLLSPLTGAHLDLWRYLIIGTGIPFATYLVSRMIFGTRESMRFMVTTLLVCGAYSAWVSIAQFHAPEALIWPKYIALAPNWPDRACGLPNQPEVNGLILIVGFVLSLVLLGIERRPRWQQLGLIAIAAASAYSIYLTHTRSIWLNFAVVVILGMVLAKGYRTGFVVTAGTAVVAIAMNWSAFTSSDRKSGGIGSKNEIHDRLNADVTAWWAFLEKPWSGWGLGRFVSVNTYHHQQWDPDTPWTRGLGIPSHENELGILAELGIIGLALWLTVVVLIARRLILAYRQLPADGILGRPLAFIAGTAFLSLTMAGLFVDLRLFDYPNTMVFALAGATVGAAERATHRPRVDPLEAGRAHRAEIRRKTRS